The Candidatus Manganitrophus noduliformans genome segment GATCAGAGAGCGCGCGTGCGAACCACCGTACAAAGTCAAACGGGACTTCAGAAAAAAACATCTTCCCACCCGGCGGGACCGGACAGAACCCCCTCCGTTCCCGAAGATCACCTCGCTTCTCTCCTTCTCCTGCAACAGAAGATCGGAAATCAGGCCGCCCTGCGGCTTCGGACGAAGCTCGCCGTCAGCGCTCCCGGCGACAGCGATGAACGGGAGGCCGACCGGATCGCCGAAGCGGTGATGCGGATGCCGGACGAAGCGGCCGGCGAGCTCTCCGATTCGAAGGGGGAGCGGCTGCAGAAAAAATGCGCCCCCTGCGCCGGCGGGGAGGGGCCCTGCCCGAAATGCGCCGCGGAGGAAAAGCTCTCGATGAAACGGGAGAGGGCCGATCCGGCCGGGCCTTCCGCCGCGCCGCCGATCGTCCATGCGGCGCTTCGCTCCGCGGGGCGGCCGCTCGATCCGGCGACGCGTGCCTTCATGGAGCCGCGCTTCGGGTACGACTTCGGCCATGTGCGGGTCCATACCGGCGCGGAAGCGGCGGCGTCGGCCCATGCGGTGAATGCCTTCGCCTATACGGTGGGAAGGGATCTGGTCTTCGGGGCGGGCCAATACGCGCCGCAAACCGACCGGGGGCAACGGCTCTTGGCGCATGAGCTGGCGCATGTGGTCCAGCAAGGGAGCACCGGCCGGCCGGCGATCCAGCGCCTGAGCTACACGGAGGATGCGTCACGTTGCACCCTCACCGCCCACTACACCGCCTCGCTCGCCTTCTTGGCCTCATCGAGCCACGGGTGGACGCCCGCGCGGGAGGAGACCTTCATGACGGAGCTCAAGAGCGCGATCGAAACGACGTTCAACGCGAACCCCTACCGCATCACCCCCTCCGCGAGCAGCTACAGCAGCCTGATGGGGTTGTGGACCTCCGCTTGCCCCTGTCACGGCACCGGGTTTTCGCCGCGCGTCGACCTCACGGCGCGGCGCGGGGGGATCAATTCGCGCTCCGGCGACTGGAATACGACCGTGTTCGCGAACCCGACCGGCACGTTCCATCGGTCGAGCGCGGGAACCACGTCCGACGAGCTCGGCTTCCTAGACGAGGCCGATGTCCGATCGTCCGGCGGCCAAACGCCGGCCGTGCACGAGTTCGGGCATTCGATCGGTTTGGAGCACCCGGGGCGGGGGATCGCCGGGATCGCGCGAAGCTCGGAGGCGGAGTATCAGTACACCGGGCCCGACATCCACGGGCGGCCGGTGGCCGGAAGCGACCTGATGGGGGAAGGGATGGGGCTGCGCCAGTTTTATTTCAACCGCTGGCTCCAGCGCCTGCAGAGCGACTACCCCGATTGCAATTACAATTTCGTTTGATCTAAGAGAGGGTAAAAGGATCGGCCATGGGCGGCGCGAACCGCCCGATGAAAGACGCCATCCGATAAGGTTACTTCGATCCTATTATTGACTCGTCGTCGCGGTCGGATTTAACCTGAAGTCAGGAAGTCAAAAAACGACTTTTAGGAAATCGCAACGAGGGGAGGAGAGAAGATGAAACCATATCTGCTCATCGCAATCATGCTATCGGTCTTACTCGCCACAGGCGCGCCGAGTGCTCAGGAGAAACCGGCGGCCGGAATCGTCGATAAGGGGCCGGAGCATCATCTGACCTATCGGCCCGGAAAGATCGAATGGAAGGATGCGCCCGCGTCTCTCGAACCGGGGGCGCAGTTCGCCGTATTGGAGGGGAATCCCGGCGAGCAGGAGGTCTTCACCCTGCGGATCAAGATGCCGGACGGTTATTTCATCTCGCCGCACTGGCATCCGAACGTGGAGCGGGTGACGGTGATTTCCGGCGTGTTTCACCTCGGCTCCGGTGAGACGCTGAATCGAGAGGCGGCGGAACCGCTCCAGGCCGGGAGTTATACCTCTCTGCCGCCGGAGACGCGTCATTACGCTATCGCCGAAGGGGAGACGGTCATTCAGCTCACCTCCGTCGGTCCGTGGGTAATCAACTATGTCGATCCTGAGGACGACCCGCGTCTGAGGAAGTGACCGCTGGATGCCATCATGACGGATTTTTCAATGAGGAATCTTCCATGAGCGCCCCGCTTCGCGTCGTCTGCTCCCACTGCAACGCCACCAACCGCGTCCCGCCGGAGCGTCTCGGCCAGGGGCCGAAATGCGGCCGATGCCATCAGCCCCTCTTTACCGGCCGTCCGGTGGAGCTGAACGAAGCCGCCTTCGCGCGCCAGATCGCAAGCAGCGACATCCCGGTGGTCGTCGATTTCTGGGCCCCCTGGTGTGGGCCTTGCCACATCATGGCCCCCGAATTCGAAAAGGCGGCCGGGATGCTCGAGCCCCATGCGCGCTTCGCGAAGGTGAACACGGAAAAAGAGCAAGGCCTCGCGGCGCGTTTCAACATCCTCGGCATTCCCACGACGGTCCTCTTTCGGAACGGGCGGGAAGTCGCGCGCCAGTCGGGCGCGATGAACGCGGCGGCGATTGCGAAGTGGGTCCAAGGGAACATCGGGGGGCAAAGTAAAGCCGTCTGAGATTCCCTGTCAAGTAAGACACGCCGAAATTTCGAAGGATCTTCTCCGTTCTTCTTTACAAAAAAGAAACTCTTTGTTAGACTTCGCTGCTGTAACCGCTCGGTCGGAGATCACTCAAACCCATATAAAAAACAGAATCGACCTCGGAAGTAGGGATTACCCCGCCTGATTGGATGAGTCATTGCGTCGGCCGGCCCACTCGAAGGGATTCTAGAAAGCCGCCTCTTTATGCTGGTCGAACCAAACGAGATTGCAACCGAAAAAAGCGCGCGCCAACGGACCCGTCCCTGGTTCGAGATCCGCTCCTCTAAAATCCAGGGGTCCGGCGCCTTCGCCCTCCGGCCGATTTCAAGCGGAACGCGGATCATCGAATATACCGGAGAGCGGATCACCCACGCGCAAGCGGACGCCCGCTACAACGACATCGAAATGGAGCGGCACCACACCTATCTCTTCGCCGTCGACGAGCAGACCGTGATCGACGCCACCCACGAAGGGAACGACGCCCGGTACATCAACCACTCCTGCGACCCCAACTGCGAATCGGTCGTTGAAGAGGGCCGGGTCTTTATCGATGCGATCCGGGATATCGCCGCCGGGGAAGAGCTCTTCTTCGATTACGCCTACGAAAGAGACGGGGAAGAAGACCCGGAAGCGGAGAAACGATACGCCTGCCAATGCGGCACGCCAAACTGCCGCAAAACAATCCTCGCCCCGCGCGAGGAAGAGACCGAATCAGACGACCCATCATGAAGGTGACCCGCCTGCGTCTGTTTTTAGAATCAAACGTTTGATCGACCCCATCAGCAATGAAGAATTCAATTCCTCATTCGTCATTCTTAATTGATCTGCTGCGACAGCGTCCCGACCTCACCCGCCTAAAATTGACAGATCGATCTCTCCCGATATACTTGGATCGAATTCTTCCCCCCTTGAAGAGGCCTCCATGCAATCAGAAACAAAGTCGATCGATCCGTTCGGCCGGGCGGCGCACGTGTGCGGATGGATCGCCGCCTCCATCGGCGGCGTCGCCCTGCTCGGCTGGATGATCCGGTTTCATCTGCTCGCCAGCATCCGGCTGGAGTATATCCCGATGGCCCCCAACACCGCCCTCGCGTTTATGCTGCTGGGGAGCGCGCTCCTCATCCGCGTGCATCGTCCCGCCTGGCCGCCGGGGCAAACGTTTGGAAAGGGGGCGAGCCTCCTTGTGTTGATGCTGGCCGCCCTCACCCTCGGCCAGCATCTTTTCGGTTTCCAAATCAATATCGATCAGTGGCTGGTGAGCAGCTCCGAGAAGTTCGGCGCGGTCCTCATCGGACGGATGTCTCCCGTGACGGCGGCGAACTTCCTTCTCGCCGGCTTCTCGCTTCTTCTCGCCTTGACCGCCTCCGCGGAGAAGCCGCGCCGGCGCGGCATGGCCGCCGTCTTCGCAACGGGGGTGGTGTCGGTCGGCTCGGTCGTCATTCTGGGATATTTATATCGAACCCCGCTTCTTTACGGCGGCACGGTCATCCCGGTGGCCCTGACGACGGCGATCGCTTTTCTGGTTCTCGGCATCGGGATTGTCGCGGTCTGCGGCCCCGGCGTCTGGCCGCTCCGCTCCTGGATCGGCCGGTCTACCCAGGCGCGCTTGATGCGGGTCTTCCTCCCTTTTACGGTCGGGGTCATTTTGGTCGCCGGCTGGCTCAATACCCTCAGTCTCCAAAAGGTTGCGAATCCGGCGATGGTGGCGGCGCTGCTCGCGTTGGTCTCCGTTTTCGTGATGAGCGTGATTGTCTCGCAGCTCTCCCGGATCATCGGGGGGGCGATCGACCGGGCGGATGCGGAGCGCAAGGCGGCGGAAGGGGAAGTGCGGGCGTTGAATGAGGATCTGGAGCGCCGCGTCGCCGAGCGAACGGCGCAGCTTGAGGCGGCGAACAAGGAATTGGAAGCGTTCAGCTACTCCGTCTCGCATGACCTGCGGGCGCCGCTGCGCCACATCAGCGGATTCGTCGAAATGCTGCAAGAACATCAAGAGGGGCAACTCGACGAAAAGGGCCGGCGTTACATTCAGACCATCACCCGCTCGGCGGAGAAAATGGGGACCTTGATCGACGACCTCCTCCTTTTTTCGCGGGCGGCAAAGACCGAGATGCGGATCGGCAGGGTCCGGCTTGATCGCCTTGTTCAGGAGGTGATTCAACAACTGCAGCCGGATGTCGGCGGGCGCGAGATCGCCTGGACGATCGGGCCCCTTCCCGAGGTGGAGGGGGACGCCGCCCTGCTGCGGCAGGTCTGGACCAATCTGATCGGCAACGCGGTGAAGTATACCCGAACCCGCGCCCGGGCCGAAATCGAGATCGGCGTTACCTCGAAAGGGGAAGAGGACATTTTTTTTATTCGGGACAACGGCGCGGGTTTCGACCCGAAATATGCCGGCAAGCTCTTCGGCGTTTTCCAGCGGCTGCATCGCGCCGACGAGTTCGAGGGGACCGGCATCGGGCTGGCCAACGTCCGCCGGATCGTCCACCGCCACGGCGGCCGGACCTGGGCCGAAGGAGAGGTCGATCAAGGGGCCGTTTTTTATTTTTCGTTGCCAAAGAATTTGTTTGATGAATCGAGAGAAACGGGCCTGCGGATGGAATTGCACTCCTAATCCGTCGTTCCAAATCCTGCTTCATCCTCGTTGATTTTCACAGATTCCATCCTTTGGCCGGCGCCGTATCGGTGAACCAGGCATTCAGCTCGGACGGGGGAAGGGGAGGGCTGATGTGATATCCCTGCGCCGCGTCGCAGTCGAGCGCGGCGAGTTTTTCCAGCACCTCTTCGCTTTCCACCCCCTCCGCCACCACTTTGAGGCCGAGATTGTGGGTGAGCTCGATCGTCGAGCGGACGATGATGGCATCCTCTTCGTCGGTCGCCATTTCCTTCACGAACGATTTGTCGATTTTGATCTGATGGACCGGCAGCTTTTTCAGATACCCTAAAGAGGAATACCCGGTGCCGAAATCGTCGATCGAGAGCTGAATGTCCATGTTGTTCAGATGGGTTAAGGTCTCCATCGCCTGCGCGGGGTTGACCATCAGGGCGCTTTCGGTGATTTCCAGATTCAGAGAGGCCGATCCCACGCCGCTGGCCTCCAACAATTCCGCGATTTGATCCGGAAGTTTCGGATCTTCAAGGTTCCGAGCGGATAAATTGACCGCCACATTGGGAGCCTTCCCTTCCCGCTGCCAAATCTTGCATTGAGCGAGCGCGGTCTTCACCACCCAAAGGGTGAGCGGTTGAATGAGTCCGGAATGTTCCGCAGTCGTAATGAATTGATCGGGGGGGATCACACCGTACTGAGGATGTTGCCAGCGGACCAGCGCCTCCACCCCGATCACCCGTCGGGTCCAGAGGTGGATCTTGGGCTGATAGACCAGAAAGAGATGGTTGTTCTCAATCGCCTCGCGCAGCTCTCCGAGGAGGGCGAGGCGGCGCGGGCTGTGTTTGTCCACCTTCGAGGAGTAAAGGGCGACCCCTTTTTTGTTCTCCTTGGCGACATACATGGCGATGTCGGCGTGCTGAATCAGGCTGTCGGGATTTTCGCCGTGCTCCGGCGAGAGGGCGATGCCGATGCTCGCCTCGATCACGATCGGAATCCCTTCGATCAAAAAAGGCTTCTCCAAGGCTTTGAGAAGCCGGCCCGCGGCGAGGGCCGCCTGTTCGGAATCGATCCGGGGGAGCATCACGGCGAATTCATCCCCGCCCAAACGTGCGATCGTATCGGAGGGTTGCAGGACCGCGTGCAGCCGCGGCCCGATCTGTTGCAATAACGCGTCGCCCCGATGGTGCCCCAGGGTGTCGTTGATCTCTCTGAAGCGGTCTAAATCAAGAAGGAGCAGGCCGACCGATTTATTTTCATCGGCGGCGGCCGGAATCGCCTGCTGCAGCCGGTCGTGTAAAAGGGTTCGGCTGGGAAGAGCGGTCAGGGTGTCGTAATAGGCCATCTGTTTGATCGTCGCCTCCGCGCGCTTGCGCTCGGTGATGTCGGCGATGATCCACATGACGCCGCTGATCTCTCCCTTGTTGTTGCAGAGAAGGGAGGTGGAGATGCTGGTGTCGATCAAGACGCCGTCTTTCCTTTTATACCGGCGCTCCAAGTTGACGAATCGCTTCACCTCCCTGTCCCGGGTCTCTTTCTTTGTCTCTTCCGGGCGAATGGGGATCGGACGTCCCAGGACCTCCCGCGCGCTCCAGCCGAGGATCTGCTCGGCGGCCGGATTCCACATCCGAACATTTCCAGTCGGATCGATCACAATGATGGCGAGCGGCGACGACTGGACGACCGCCTCCAGGGTCTGATTGCTCTCCTGAAGCGCTTCCTCCGCTTTCTTCCGCTCCCGCCGCACCTCGGCTTCACGCAGCTCCCGGTTTACGGCGGGAATCAGCCGTTTTAAATTCCCTTTGATGATGTAGTCATCGGCACCCGCCTTCATCGCCGCCACGGCCCGGTCTTCCCCGATCGTCCCCGACACGAAAAGAAAGGGGGTGTCGTTCCCGCGCTCTCTCAAGAGGGCCAGCGCTTCCGTTCCTTTAAATTGCGGCATCGTGTAATCGGAGAAGACGATGTCCCACCGACGGTTGTCCAACGCCGCTTGCAGCGATTCCCGCGTTTCAACCCGTTCATGGATCGGGTCATACCCCCCTTTCTGAAGTTCCCGCAACAGCAGCTCGGTATCTTCTTCGGAGTCTTCGACGATAAGGGTATGAATCTGAATCGGTAAGGCCATGTTTACCTCTCAGTGGATGTTATTTGGATCTTCTGTCGCGCCGTCGTGATTTCGTGGATTCTGTCGAAATAGACCCGGTCGGATCACTCGTGTTCGATTCAAGAGGCGAGGGCGCGGATTGATGCCGATTAGTATACCATTCAGGAGTGAGACGCGCGCCGTTGATGATATGGAATTAATCGGAAGGGACCGCCGTTGGTTGGAAGATATCTTTCACCGCTGTTTTACCAAGATCAAAAATAGGAGCGGTTTTTTACTACAGGGAAGAAGGTGGAAAAATAAGATCGAGGCCTAAACAAGAGCGAATCGGCGCCTGAAAACGCCGATTCGCTCCGGCTGAAAACTTACTTTCCAAGCAGGCTGTAGTCCATGGTCCAGAGCATCCAGGCGAAGAGGATCAGTGAGCCAAAGAGGGTCAGAGAAGCGCCATACCGGTGCATTCCCTCATAGACTAGATCGAGTCCGGGGGCGACAATCGATTGGGACCATTGATCGGCCATCCACTGTCTCCATCCACCCACCTTCTCACTTCCTCTTCCGCCGACATTGCGGACGCTCCCGAGGCCCGGGGAGGACTTGCCTGCAGGAGCAGGGAAGGTCTTCATCGGCCACATTGCACGCTCACCTCCTTTCGGTTTGAGAGAAGCGCAGTCACCGCGCCGCATCAGGTCCGCAGAAACATTATTTCGTTTCGATTTTAATTTCCTTCGGCATCGCCTCGCTCGATTTCGGCAGCTCCACCGTGAGGATCCCATTTTTAAAGGTGGCCCGGATCTGATCCTGATTAACCGCCGAGGGGAGGGGGATCTCTCGGGAGAAGCTTCCGTAGCAGCGCTCGTTATAGTAATAATTCCGCTCCTCTTTCTCCTCTTCCTGCTTGACTTCCCCCCGGAGCTGAAGCGTATGATCGGCGAGCGAGATGTGAATGTTGTCCTTGTCAAAACCGGGGACTTCGGCCTTCACCACGTAACGGTCCTTCTCCTCATACATGTCGATCGAAGGCAACGCGACGCCTCCGAAAGGGGAGCGATCCCACCCGGTTAAATCTCGAAAGTCTCTGAAGAAATTCTCAAAGATATTCTCCATCTCACGACGGGAATTCAATGCTCCCGGCACGCGGGAGCGCCGTCGCGGCAACAATTGTCCGAAAGCCATCGCACACCTCCTTGTTAAAATGGACACAGTTAAATTATTTATCCTTCGATCACGATTTGCCTCGGTTTCGCCTCCGCTTTCTTCGGCAAGGTGATCGAGAGGACCCCGTTCTCACAATGGGCCTTCACTTCCTTGGTATTTACATAGGCCGGCAGCAGGACCGTTCGCAAGAAGGGGCCGCCGGCACGTTCGGCGGAGAAGAATTTGGTATTTCCGCCGTAGCTCAGTTTCCGCTCTCCCCCGAACCAGAGCAGGTCCCCTTTGACCTTTATCGCGATCGACTTGGGATCGACGCCGGGCAAATCAGCGACGATATTGAGATGATCCTCATCTTCATAGACATCGACCGCGGGGCTCCAGGTAGAGACCAAATCGGCCTGTCCCTCTTGAAAGAGGGGATCGGTTAATTCTGCTAAATCGACAAGTGGTTTTACGCTAAGAGACGTCATGGCAAATCACCTCCTCATTTTAGGCCGGTGCGGCGCTTCTGCGGCGGATTGCGACACCGGGCGGTAAGGATTTCCACTTTACTGAGCCATGAGGGGGAGAGAGGTTTAGAGGATAGACGAAGCTTCCGGACGATCCGCGCCGGGCACCTGACGCCCCTGTTTTGCCGGGCTGTTTAGAGAAATCCCGGCAGATGATGCGCGAGAGGGATTGGAGCCGGAGAGCGACCAAAAATTTAAGATCTTCCTCTGGTAGGGAGTATCCTCCCACCCCTCATGCCTCCGATATAAATCTCCACGAAAAGATGTCAAGGGGAGAGCCATGCGCCGCTGTTCCCCCCTTGACTCGATTTGTGCGGCGATTATATCTCCGCTCAGAAACACCCAGACCGGACAGCGGTCCTGTGCCGCTTGGATTGTTCCGGTTGAGCATGAAAGGCAGTGGGGTGTTTCGGATAAAAGTTCAACGTTCCATCTAAAGGAGGTGTTGTCTATGAAGTGGCTCAAACCAATTTCAATCTGTCTATTCTTGCTTGCGATTGTTTTGGCGCCCCTCTCGGCGCAGGGAGGGGATCTCTTCAACGGCGGACCTCACTTAAAGCCTGAAAGCCAGGCGATCCATCGAACGATCATCGGAGAGGTCCAAAAGATCAACAGAGGGTTGGTCTACGTGAAGACTCAGGAAGGGACCACCCGGAGCTTCCCGATCGAGGAAGCGAAAAAGGAGGGAATTCCCTGGATTCAGAAGGGAGACCTTTTGACGTTGGAAATCGATGAAGGAAATCTGATTATCGACATCCACAAACAGGAGGCGGTTGCGAAAACGATCGAATCGGCCGGGAGAATGGCGGCCGGCCATCAACATCAAATCTTAAGAGGCGCGCTTGATTCCTTTGATCCGCTCGGGAAGAAAGTGTCCCTCCGGCTTGACAGAGGCGAGACCCGGGCGTTCGAGGTGAAGGTCCCGGTGCTGACGAAATTAAACGGTGTACAGCCAGGGACCCGCGTCGCCCTGGAGGTGGATGAAGAAGGGCGGGTCATGGATGCACATCGAGGTTGATCGTCTCCCGCCGGGCGAAGGTCCGGCGGGACGCTCTCTCTGCGTGCGTCTTACTTACGCCAGAGCAGCCGATTCTTTTTGTGCAAATCGACGAATAGCGCCACTTTAGACCTTAAGGTGTCGGAATCAAAGGGTTTGAAGAGATAATCGACCGCCCCCGACAAGTCGGCTTTGAACATCGCCTCTTCCGGGTCCATTGCGGTGACAAAGAGAATCGGAATGTCTTTTGACTGATCTCGTTGTTTGAGGCGCTTCGCCGTCTCGAATCCATCCATCTCCGGCATCATCACATCGAGAAGGATGACGGCAAAATCCTCCTTGAGTATATATTTTAATGCCTCCATCCCGGAGGCGGCTTTCACCAAATGATACTCAGGGGACTCCAGAATCGCTTCCAATAACATAAGATTGTTGGGTTTGTCATCCACCAACAAGATATTTATTTTTTCTTCGAAGCTCATTTTAGCCTTGTTATATGAGAGAGGACCGAAGTTGGCTATCCCTAAAATCGTAGCATAACTCGGAATCCAAAGAACAGAAGGAGAATGTGTATTAATTATAATAGTCTAAATGCTAATTCCAATATCCGTTGATTCCATTGATGATGAAGAACAGCCGCTGAAGTCCGTCCAGTGAAACCGGATTCCCATTCTACGCCGACCTACACCGCCTCCGCCTTATCACCCGTTTGTATTAACCCGCAAGGTGCATGGACTCTGCCTCGGCTGAAACGTTATCCTAATACCAGGAAAGGGAAGTCCGTCACTGTCTCCTCCCAATCCGGAGGAGGGTATCCTTTCCATCTCCGGCAAAATGAAGAAAACCGAAATCTTAACGCCTTTAGGAACCACGGTTTGAAAATTCTGAATGGGTCAGAACGAGGAGGATGGGTATGTCGTCTAAAAACAAAAGTCACGCGAAACAGAAATCGGCCGATCTTTCCCGAGGCGAGTCTTACGCCGCGGGGATGAAGGTCAACAATATCGAACAGATTGCAGCGGTCGTCGGCGGCGGCGCACTCCTCCTTTATTACCTTCGGAAGGTGTCGTTGGCGGATGCTCTGATGGTCGGCGCGGCGGGGACCTTGTTTTATCGGGGGATGATGAATCGCCCGCTGAACATCGACGCCGCCATCCCGACCGCGCGTTTTAGCGAAGGGATCCAGACGCTGGCCGACCGGGCCAAGGGGTGGGCGCAAGGGTGGGCCGAGGAGTTCAAGGGTAGAATTGAGCAGTTCAGAAGCAAAGACGGACCGATCCGGGTGGAAAAAAGGATCGTCATCGCCAAATCGCCCGGGGAGATCTATTCATTCTGGCGCAATTTTGAAAATCTTCCCCTCATCATGAGCCACCTGGAATCGGTCACCCAGACTCGCGGAAAACGCTCGCACTGGATCGCAAAAGGCCCCGCCGGGGTTCCGATCGAGTGGGATGCGGAGATCACCGAGGACAAAAAGAATGAAACGATCTCCTGGCGCGCGCTGGCCGACGCGGATGTGCCGAACGAAGGGACGGTCTCTTTCGAAAAAGCGGGAGACGGGCAGACCGAACTGCGTGTTTCAATGCGATATGATCCTCCAGGCGGAGAGATCGGCGCGGCGGTCGCGGAATTCTTCGGCGAAGATCCGGCCTGGAAGATCGAAGACGATCTGAACAACTTTAAAGAGGCGGTGGAGGGAGGCGAGATCATGCTGGGCACCGACAAGTCGTATAAGTCTCGCGAGGATGGGAATTAACCTCGTATTGCCTCTTCGCAATGCTTCATCTCGTCTTCAACTGAAAGGGGTAGCCGTTTTCGGCCACCCCTTTTATTTTTGTCGTATGGAGGATATAAAACGAGTATTTCCGTGAAGAGTAGGCATAAGTTAGTTGCACTTCAACACATCCGATTGAAGATTCCCCGCCGCAAGCAGCGGGGAATCTTCGACCCGAATGGAGACGAATCTATTTGTATGGTTCGCTGCGCGAACGATGTGGGCGGAGGCTTCGCCTTATTGTAATCGGCACATTCGCGCGTCTAACCCATCCCCCAAGGGGCGGGGAATGTGCCGATATCCATCAAGCGCGAAGCGCTTCTGCTCACATCGTGAGCGAAGTGAACCATGCGACGCGCGTGCGTGTTCAATGAGCGAAATTTAGCTCGCCTCCGCGGCAATCCGAGCTCGAAGTTTTTCATCGGGGAGCCGGCCGGCGCCGGCTTTCATGTTGTCGCGGAGATGGGTTACTTTGGAAGTGGCGGGGATCGCGCAGGTGATCGCGGGGTGAGAGATCACGAATTTCAATAGAAGCTGCGCCCAACTGCCGCAGTCGATTTCGGCGGCCCACGGCGGGAGCGGCCGGCTTCGCAGTTGGCGGAAAATTTCGCCGCCGACAAACGGCCGGTTGGCGATCACCGCCACCCCCCGCTCCAG includes the following:
- a CDS encoding SRPBCC family protein — its product is MSSKNKSHAKQKSADLSRGESYAAGMKVNNIEQIAAVVGGGALLLYYLRKVSLADALMVGAAGTLFYRGMMNRPLNIDAAIPTARFSEGIQTLADRAKGWAQGWAEEFKGRIEQFRSKDGPIRVEKRIVIAKSPGEIYSFWRNFENLPLIMSHLESVTQTRGKRSHWIAKGPAGVPIEWDAEITEDKKNETISWRALADADVPNEGTVSFEKAGDGQTELRVSMRYDPPGGEIGAAVAEFFGEDPAWKIEDDLNNFKEAVEGGEIMLGTDKSYKSREDGN
- a CDS encoding eCIS core domain-containing protein, translating into MRTTVQSQTGLQKKTSSHPAGPDRTPSVPEDHLASLLLLQQKIGNQAALRLRTKLAVSAPGDSDEREADRIAEAVMRMPDEAAGELSDSKGERLQKKCAPCAGGEGPCPKCAAEEKLSMKRERADPAGPSAAPPIVHAALRSAGRPLDPATRAFMEPRFGYDFGHVRVHTGAEAAASAHAVNAFAYTVGRDLVFGAGQYAPQTDRGQRLLAHELAHVVQQGSTGRPAIQRLSYTEDASRCTLTAHYTASLAFLASSSHGWTPAREETFMTELKSAIETTFNANPYRITPSASSYSSLMGLWTSACPCHGTGFSPRVDLTARRGGINSRSGDWNTTVFANPTGTFHRSSAGTTSDELGFLDEADVRSSGGQTPAVHEFGHSIGLEHPGRGIAGIARSSEAEYQYTGPDIHGRPVAGSDLMGEGMGLRQFYFNRWLQRLQSDYPDCNYNFV
- a CDS encoding Hsp20/alpha crystallin family protein, translated to MAFGQLLPRRRSRVPGALNSRREMENIFENFFRDFRDLTGWDRSPFGGVALPSIDMYEEKDRYVVKAEVPGFDKDNIHISLADHTLQLRGEVKQEEEKEERNYYYNERCYGSFSREIPLPSAVNQDQIRATFKNGILTVELPKSSEAMPKEIKIETK
- a CDS encoding SET domain-containing protein, which gives rise to MLVEPNEIATEKSARQRTRPWFEIRSSKIQGSGAFALRPISSGTRIIEYTGERITHAQADARYNDIEMERHHTYLFAVDEQTVIDATHEGNDARYINHSCDPNCESVVEEGRVFIDAIRDIAAGEELFFDYAYERDGEEDPEAEKRYACQCGTPNCRKTILAPREEETESDDPS
- a CDS encoding Hsp20/alpha crystallin family protein, which codes for MTSLSVKPLVDLAELTDPLFQEGQADLVSTWSPAVDVYEDEDHLNIVADLPGVDPKSIAIKVKGDLLWFGGERKLSYGGNTKFFSAERAGGPFLRTVLLPAYVNTKEVKAHCENGVLSITLPKKAEAKPRQIVIEG
- a CDS encoding response regulator, which gives rise to MSFEEKINILLVDDKPNNLMLLEAILESPEYHLVKAASGMEALKYILKEDFAVILLDVMMPEMDGFETAKRLKQRDQSKDIPILFVTAMDPEEAMFKADLSGAVDYLFKPFDSDTLRSKVALFVDLHKKNRLLWRK
- a CDS encoding sensor histidine kinase, with protein sequence MQSETKSIDPFGRAAHVCGWIAASIGGVALLGWMIRFHLLASIRLEYIPMAPNTALAFMLLGSALLIRVHRPAWPPGQTFGKGASLLVLMLAALTLGQHLFGFQINIDQWLVSSSEKFGAVLIGRMSPVTAANFLLAGFSLLLALTASAEKPRRRGMAAVFATGVVSVGSVVILGYLYRTPLLYGGTVIPVALTTAIAFLVLGIGIVAVCGPGVWPLRSWIGRSTQARLMRVFLPFTVGVILVAGWLNTLSLQKVANPAMVAALLALVSVFVMSVIVSQLSRIIGGAIDRADAERKAAEGEVRALNEDLERRVAERTAQLEAANKELEAFSYSVSHDLRAPLRHISGFVEMLQEHQEGQLDEKGRRYIQTITRSAEKMGTLIDDLLLFSRAAKTEMRIGRVRLDRLVQEVIQQLQPDVGGREIAWTIGPLPEVEGDAALLRQVWTNLIGNAVKYTRTRARAEIEIGVTSKGEEDIFFIRDNGAGFDPKYAGKLFGVFQRLHRADEFEGTGIGLANVRRIVHRHGGRTWAEGEVDQGAVFYFSLPKNLFDESRETGLRMELHS
- a CDS encoding cupin domain-containing protein, which translates into the protein MKPYLLIAIMLSVLLATGAPSAQEKPAAGIVDKGPEHHLTYRPGKIEWKDAPASLEPGAQFAVLEGNPGEQEVFTLRIKMPDGYFISPHWHPNVERVTVISGVFHLGSGETLNREAAEPLQAGSYTSLPPETRHYAIAEGETVIQLTSVGPWVINYVDPEDDPRLRK
- a CDS encoding putative bifunctional diguanylate cyclase/phosphodiesterase — its product is MALPIQIHTLIVEDSEEDTELLLRELQKGGYDPIHERVETRESLQAALDNRRWDIVFSDYTMPQFKGTEALALLRERGNDTPFLFVSGTIGEDRAVAAMKAGADDYIIKGNLKRLIPAVNRELREAEVRRERKKAEEALQESNQTLEAVVQSSPLAIIVIDPTGNVRMWNPAAEQILGWSAREVLGRPIPIRPEETKKETRDREVKRFVNLERRYKRKDGVLIDTSISTSLLCNNKGEISGVMWIIADITERKRAEATIKQMAYYDTLTALPSRTLLHDRLQQAIPAAADENKSVGLLLLDLDRFREINDTLGHHRGDALLQQIGPRLHAVLQPSDTIARLGGDEFAVMLPRIDSEQAALAAGRLLKALEKPFLIEGIPIVIEASIGIALSPEHGENPDSLIQHADIAMYVAKENKKGVALYSSKVDKHSPRRLALLGELREAIENNHLFLVYQPKIHLWTRRVIGVEALVRWQHPQYGVIPPDQFITTAEHSGLIQPLTLWVVKTALAQCKIWQREGKAPNVAVNLSARNLEDPKLPDQIAELLEASGVGSASLNLEITESALMVNPAQAMETLTHLNNMDIQLSIDDFGTGYSSLGYLKKLPVHQIKIDKSFVKEMATDEEDAIIVRSTIELTHNLGLKVVAEGVESEEVLEKLAALDCDAAQGYHISPPLPPSELNAWFTDTAPAKGWNL
- the trxC gene encoding thioredoxin TrxC; protein product: MSAPLRVVCSHCNATNRVPPERLGQGPKCGRCHQPLFTGRPVELNEAAFARQIASSDIPVVVDFWAPWCGPCHIMAPEFEKAAGMLEPHARFAKVNTEKEQGLAARFNILGIPTTVLFRNGREVARQSGAMNAAAIAKWVQGNIGGQSKAV